The following coding sequences are from one Streptococcus mitis window:
- a CDS encoding DUF4097 family beta strand repeat-containing protein has protein sequence MRKLTKGFLIFGVVTTVIGFILLFVGIQSDGIKSLLAMSKEPVYDSRMEELTFGKEVENLEITLHQHALTITDSFDDQIHISYHPTVSPHHDLVTNQNDKTLSLTDKKLSESPFLSSGIGGILHIASSYSRRFEEVILQLPKGRTLKGINVSANRGQTSITNASLENATINTNNGYLLRIEGSRIKNSKLTTPNIINIFDTDLTDSQLESTDKHFHAENIQVHGKVELTAKKYLRIILDQKENQRINWDISSNYGSIFQFTREEPKSRGTELSNPYKTEKTEAKDQLIARADNDIELISIPNRR, from the coding sequence ATGCGTAAATTGACAAAAGGATTTCTCATCTTTGGTGTTGTGACTACCGTTATCGGATTTATCCTGCTCTTTGTAGGTATCCAATCTGACGGGATTAAGAGCCTACTTGCCATGTCCAAGGAGCCTGTCTATGATAGTCGGATGGAAGAGCTGACCTTTGGCAAGGAAGTCGAAAACCTAGAAATTACTCTCCACCAACACGCGCTGACCATCACAGACTCTTTCGATGATCAAATCCACATCTCCTATCATCCAACGGTTTCTCCTCACCATGATCTTGTCACAAATCAAAACGATAAAACGCTGAGCCTCACTGATAAGAAACTGTCTGAAAGTCCATTTCTCTCTTCTGGAATTGGCGGGATTCTCCATATCGCAAGTAGCTACTCTCGTCGTTTTGAAGAAGTTATTCTCCAACTTCCAAAAGGGAGAACTCTAAAAGGAATCAACGTGTCAGCCAATCGTGGACAAACTAGTATCACTAATGCTAGTCTTGAAAATGCGACCATCAATACCAATAATGGCTATCTCCTCCGAATTGAAGGAAGTCGTATCAAAAACAGTAAACTCACAACCCCTAATATCATTAATATCTTTGATACAGACCTTACAGATAGTCAGCTAGAGTCAACAGATAAGCACTTCCACGCTGAAAATATCCAAGTCCATGGTAAGGTTGAACTGACTGCTAAAAAGTATCTCAGAATCATCCTAGACCAGAAAGAGAACCAACGAATTAACTGGGACATCTCAAGTAACTATGGTTCTATCTTCCAATTCACAAGAGAAGAGCCTAAATCAAGAGGTACGGAATTAAGCAACCCTTACAAAACTGAAAAAACCGAAGCCAAGGATCAACTCATTGCTAGAGCTGATAATGATATTGAGCTAATATCCATACCAAACAGACGTTGA
- a CDS encoding CynX/NimT family MFS transporter: MKKQSLFFVPGIILIGVSLRTPFTVLPIILGDISQGLGVEVSSLGVLTSLPLLMFTLFSLFSTRLAQKIGLEHLFTYSLFFLTIGSLIRLINLPLLYLGTLMVGASIAVINVLLPSLIQANQPKKIGFLTTLYVTSMGIATALASYLAVPITQASSWKGLIILLTLLCLATFLVWLPNHRYNHKLAPQTKQKSKAKVMRNKQVWAVIVFAGFQSLLFYTAMTWLPTMAIHAGLSSHEAGLLTSIFSLISIPFSMTIPSLTTSLSTRNRQLMLTLVSLAGVVGISMLFFPIGNFFYWLASHLLIGTATSALFPYLMVNFSLKTSAPEKTAQLSGLSQTGGYILAAFGPTLFGYSFDLFHSWVPAVAALLLVDILMTVALFTVDRADKIL; the protein is encoded by the coding sequence ATGAAAAAGCAATCACTCTTTTTTGTTCCAGGTATTATCCTAATTGGTGTTTCCTTGCGGACTCCTTTTACTGTTTTACCCATTATTTTGGGTGATATTTCGCAAGGGCTGGGAGTAGAAGTTAGTTCGCTTGGTGTCTTGACCAGCCTTCCTCTCCTCATGTTTACCCTCTTCTCACTCTTTTCTACCCGACTGGCTCAGAAAATCGGCTTGGAGCATCTCTTCACCTACAGCCTTTTCTTCTTGACCATTGGCTCACTTATTCGACTAATCAATCTGCCCCTACTCTATCTAGGAACCTTGATGGTTGGGGCAAGTATCGCAGTCATCAATGTTCTGCTTCCTAGTCTCATCCAAGCCAATCAACCAAAGAAAATTGGTTTTCTGACTACCTTATATGTAACCTCTATGGGGATTGCAACGGCTCTGGCCTCCTATCTGGCTGTGCCTATTACACAAGCCAGTTCTTGGAAAGGACTTATCATCCTCCTCACCCTGCTCTGTCTAGCAACTTTTTTAGTATGGCTCCCAAATCACCGCTATAATCACAAACTGGCTCCGCAAACCAAACAAAAAAGCAAAGCAAAGGTCATGCGTAATAAACAGGTCTGGGCAGTGATTGTCTTTGCTGGTTTTCAATCCTTGCTCTTTTACACCGCTATGACCTGGCTACCTACCATGGCTATCCATGCAGGCCTATCCAGTCACGAAGCTGGCTTGCTCACTTCTATCTTCTCTCTGATTAGCATTCCTTTTTCAATGACCATCCCAAGCCTGACAACCAGCTTGTCAACTCGCAACCGTCAGCTCATGCTCACTCTGGTTTCACTAGCTGGTGTTGTCGGCATTTCCATGCTCTTTTTCCCAATCGGTAATTTCTTTTACTGGCTTGCCAGCCATCTCCTCATCGGAACCGCAACCAGCGCCCTCTTCCCTTATCTCATGGTCAACTTTTCACTCAAGACAAGCGCCCCTGAAAAGACTGCCCAATTGTCTGGTTTGTCTCAAACAGGAGGCTATATCCTAGCAGCCTTTGGGCCGACTCTCTTTGGATACAGTTTTGACCTTTTCCACTCTTGGGTACCAGCTGTAGCGGCCCTCTTGCTCGTTGATATCCTGATGACTGTGGCCCTCTTTACAGTGGATAGGGCTGATAAAATCCTCTAA
- a CDS encoding carbohydrate ABC transporter permease encodes MAEKKIKKEKIDNVGIHSFSKKADIFFSTISGLVALSCILPFVFVIVISVTDEKSILQNGYSFFPSQFGLDGFEFLAQFKDKILQALFISVFVTVVGTITNVFITTTYAYAISRTTFKYRRFFTIFALLSMLFNAGLVPGYIVVTRLLQLGDTVWALIIPMLLSPFNIILMRSFFKKTIPEAILESARIDGASEARIFFQICLPLSLPGIATITLLTALGFWNDWFNALLYIKSDNLYPLQYLLMQIQQNMDYIAKAVGLSGQLGVALPKETGRMAMVVVATLPIAILYPFFQRYFVKGLTIGGVKE; translated from the coding sequence ATGGCAGAAAAGAAAATTAAAAAAGAAAAAATTGATAATGTCGGCATTCACTCCTTCAGTAAGAAAGCGGATATCTTCTTTAGTACCATTTCTGGTTTGGTTGCCCTCTCTTGTATCCTACCCTTTGTATTCGTTATCGTTATTTCAGTGACAGATGAAAAGAGTATCCTCCAAAATGGATATAGCTTCTTCCCATCTCAATTTGGATTAGACGGTTTTGAGTTTTTGGCACAGTTTAAGGATAAAATTCTCCAAGCCCTCTTCATCTCAGTCTTTGTAACAGTGGTGGGGACTATCACAAACGTTTTTATCACAACAACTTATGCCTACGCTATTTCACGGACAACCTTTAAGTATCGCAGATTCTTTACGATTTTTGCCCTTCTTAGTATGTTGTTCAACGCTGGTTTGGTACCGGGCTATATCGTGGTAACTCGTTTACTTCAACTTGGTGATACAGTTTGGGCCTTGATTATTCCAATGCTTCTCTCGCCATTTAACATCATCTTGATGCGTTCCTTCTTCAAGAAGACCATTCCAGAAGCCATTCTAGAATCCGCTCGTATCGATGGTGCCAGTGAAGCCCGGATATTCTTCCAAATCTGTTTGCCATTGTCACTACCAGGTATCGCAACCATCACGCTCTTGACAGCACTTGGTTTCTGGAATGACTGGTTCAACGCCCTTCTTTACATCAAGAGTGACAACTTGTATCCATTGCAATATTTGCTCATGCAAATCCAGCAAAATATGGACTATATCGCCAAAGCAGTCGGCCTATCTGGTCAACTGGGAGTTGCTCTACCGAAAGAAACAGGACGTATGGCCATGGTTGTGGTCGCAACCCTTCCAATCGCGATTTTGTATCCATTCTTCCAACGCTACTTTGTAAAAGGTTTGACTATCGGTGGTGTGAAAGAATAG
- a CDS encoding PadR family transcriptional regulator, whose protein sequence is MYFPTSSALIEFLILAVLEQDDSYGYEISQTIKLIANIKESTLYPILKKLEGNSFLTTYSREFQGRMRKYYSLTNGGIEQLVTLKDEWALYTDTINGIIEGSIRHDKN, encoded by the coding sequence ATGTACTTTCCAACATCCTCTGCCTTGATTGAATTTCTCATCTTGGCTGTACTGGAGCAGGATGATTCTTATGGTTATGAGATTAGCCAAACCATTAAGCTGATCGCTAATATCAAAGAATCTACACTCTATCCTATCCTAAAAAAATTGGAAGGCAATAGCTTTCTGACAACCTATTCTAGAGAGTTCCAAGGTCGCATGCGCAAATACTACTCCTTGACAAATGGTGGTATAGAACAGCTCGTGACCCTAAAAGATGAATGGGCACTCTATACAGACACCATCAATGGCATCATAGAAGGGAGTATCCGCCATGACAAGAACTGA
- a CDS encoding rhodanese-related sulfurtransferase produces the protein MAKDIRVLLYYLYTPIENAEQFAADHLAFCKSIGLKGRILIADEGINGTVSGDYETTQKYMDYVHSLPGMEDLWFKIDEENEQAFKKMFVRYKKEIVHLGLEDNDFDNDINPLETTGAYLSPKEFKEALLDEDTVVLDTRNDYEYDLGHFRGAIRPDIRNFRELPQWVRDNKEKFMDKRVVVYCTGGVRCEKFSGWMVREGYKDVGQLHGGIATYGKDPEVQGELWDGKMYVFDERIAVDVNHVNPTIVGKDWFDGTPCERYVNCGNPFCNRRILTSEENEDKYLRGCSHECRVHPRNRYVSENELTQAEVVERLAAIGESLDQAATV, from the coding sequence ATGGCAAAAGATATTCGTGTCTTACTTTACTACCTTTATACTCCAATTGAAAATGCAGAGCAATTCGCTGCAGACCACTTGGCTTTCTGTAAATCAATCGGCCTTAAAGGTCGTATCCTAATCGCTGACGAAGGAATTAACGGAACAGTTTCAGGTGATTACGAAACAACTCAAAAATACATGGACTACGTTCACAGCCTCCCAGGTATGGAAGACCTCTGGTTCAAGATTGACGAAGAAAATGAACAGGCCTTCAAGAAGATGTTTGTTCGTTACAAAAAAGAAATTGTCCACCTTGGTTTGGAAGACAACGACTTTGATAACGACATCAACCCACTTGAAACAACAGGTGCTTACTTGTCTCCAAAAGAGTTCAAAGAAGCCCTTCTTGACGAAGATACCGTTGTCCTTGATACACGTAACGATTACGAGTACGACCTAGGACATTTCCGTGGGGCTATCCGTCCAGATATCCGCAACTTCCGTGAGTTGCCACAATGGGTTCGTGATAACAAGGAAAAATTCATGGACAAGCGCGTCGTGGTTTACTGTACAGGTGGTGTTCGCTGTGAGAAATTCTCAGGCTGGATGGTCCGTGAAGGCTACAAAGATGTTGGTCAATTGCACGGAGGAATTGCAACTTACGGTAAAGACCCAGAAGTCCAAGGTGAACTTTGGGATGGAAAAATGTACGTCTTTGACGAGCGTATCGCCGTAGATGTAAACCATGTCAACCCAACCATCGTAGGGAAAGACTGGTTTGATGGAACACCATGTGAACGTTATGTCAACTGTGGAAATCCATTCTGTAACCGTCGTATCTTGACATCAGAAGAAAATGAAGACAAGTACCTTCGTGGATGCTCACACGAGTGTCGTGTTCACCCACGTAACCGCTATGTTTCAGAAAATGAATTGACACAAGCTGAAGTTGTCGAGCGCCTAGCCGCTATCGGTGAAAGCTTGGATCAAGCAGCTACTGTATAA
- a CDS encoding ABC transporter substrate-binding protein: MKNWKKYAFASASVVALAAGLAACGNLSGNKKAADSASGEKTVIKMYQIGDKPDNLDELLENANKIIGEKVGAKLDIQYLGWGDYDKKMSVITSSGENYDIAFASNYVVNAQKGAYADLTDLYKKEGAELYKALDPAYIKGNSINGKIYAVPVAANVASSQNFAFNGTLLAKYGIDISGVTSYETLEPVLKQIKEKAPDVVPFAVTKNFIPSDNFDYPVPNGLPFVIDLEGDTTKIVNRYEVPRFKEHLKTLHKFYEAGYIPKDVATSDTSFDLQQDTWFVREETVGPADYGNSLLSRVANKDIQIKPITNFIKKNQTTQVANFVISNNSKNKEKSMEVLNLLNTNAELLNGLVYGPEGKNWEKIEGKENRVKVLDGYKGNTHMGGWNTGNNWILYINENVTDQQIADSKKQLAEAKESPALGFIFNTDNVKSEISAISNTMQQFDTAINTGTVDPDKAIPELMEKLKSEGAYEKVLNEMQKQYDEFLKNKKS; this comes from the coding sequence ATGAAAAACTGGAAAAAATATGCTTTTGCATCTGCTAGTGTAGTCGCTTTGGCTGCTGGTCTCGCTGCTTGTGGAAACCTTTCAGGTAACAAGAAAGCTGCTGACTCAGCTTCAGGTGAAAAAACTGTTATCAAAATGTACCAAATCGGTGACAAACCAGATAACTTAGATGAATTGCTAGAAAATGCCAACAAAATCATCGGTGAAAAAGTTGGTGCTAAATTGGATATCCAATATCTTGGATGGGGTGACTATGATAAGAAAATGTCAGTTATCACATCATCTGGTGAAAACTATGATATCGCCTTTGCATCTAACTATGTCGTAAATGCTCAAAAAGGTGCTTATGCAGACCTAACTGACTTGTACAAGAAAGAAGGGGCAGAGCTTTATAAAGCACTTGACCCAGCTTACATCAAGGGTAACAGCATTAACGGTAAAATTTACGCAGTTCCAGTTGCAGCCAACGTTGCATCATCTCAAAACTTCGCCTTTAACGGAACTCTTCTTGCTAAATACGGTATCGATATTTCAGGTGTCACTTCATATGAAACACTTGAACCAGTCTTGAAACAAATCAAAGAAAAAGCTCCAGATGTAGTGCCATTTGCGGTTACTAAGAACTTCATCCCATCTGATAACTTTGACTACCCAGTTCCAAATGGACTTCCATTCGTTATCGACCTTGAAGGGGACACTACTAAGATCGTAAACCGTTACGAAGTGCCTCGCTTTAAAGAACACTTGAAGACTCTTCACAAATTCTATGAAGCTGGATACATTCCAAAAGACGTAGCAACAAGCGACACTTCATTTGACCTTCAACAAGATACTTGGTTCGTTCGTGAAGAAACAGTAGGACCAGCTGACTACGGTAACAGTTTGCTTTCACGTGTTGCGAATAAAGATATCCAAATCAAACCAATCACTAACTTCATCAAGAAAAACCAAACAACACAAGTTGCTAACTTTGTCATCTCAAACAACTCTAAGAACAAAGAAAAATCAATGGAAGTGTTGAATCTCTTGAACACTAACGCAGAACTCTTGAACGGTCTTGTTTACGGTCCAGAAGGCAAAAACTGGGAGAAAATTGAAGGAAAAGAAAACCGTGTTAAAGTACTTGATGGCTACAAAGGAAACACTCACATGGGTGGATGGAACACTGGTAACAACTGGATCCTTTACATCAACGAAAACGTTACAGATCAACAAATTGCAGATTCTAAGAAACAATTGGCTGAAGCTAAAGAATCTCCAGCACTTGGATTCATCTTTAACACTGACAATGTGAAATCTGAAATCTCAGCAATCTCTAACACAATGCAACAATTCGATACAGCTATCAACACTGGTACTGTAGACCCAGATAAAGCTATTCCAGAATTGATGGAAAAATTGAAATCTGAAGGTGCCTACGAAAAAGTATTGAACGAAATGCAAAAACAATACGATGAATTCTTGAAAAACAAAAAATCATAA
- a CDS encoding ABC transporter permease, with product MNKFSKTLRDNWIFLLMVLPGALWLILFFYIPVFGNVVAFKDYHMTSNGFIDSIVNSKWVGLDNFRFLFSSKDAFIITRNTVLYNLGFIFIGLIVSVGIAIILSELRSKRMVKIFQTSMLFPYFLSWVIISFFTDAFLNIDKGVFNHFLESIGMKEINFYADLGIWPYLLLFLGIWKGFGYSSVMYYATIMGIDPTYYEAATVDGASKWQRIRNVTIPQLTPLVTVLTILAVGNIFRADFGLFYQIPHNAGQLYNVTNVLDVYVYNGLTQTADIGMASAAGLYQSVVGLILVILSNLLARRVDPNSALF from the coding sequence ATGAATAAGTTTTCAAAAACCTTGAGAGACAACTGGATCTTTCTCTTGATGGTTTTACCAGGGGCACTCTGGTTGATTCTATTCTTCTACATTCCAGTATTTGGGAACGTGGTTGCCTTTAAAGACTACCACATGACCAGTAATGGTTTTATAGATAGTATCGTGAATAGTAAATGGGTCGGACTCGATAATTTCAGATTCTTGTTTAGTTCAAAAGACGCCTTTATTATCACTCGAAATACTGTCCTCTACAATCTAGGCTTTATCTTTATCGGTTTGATTGTATCTGTAGGGATTGCCATCATCCTTAGTGAACTCCGTTCTAAGAGAATGGTTAAGATTTTCCAAACTTCTATGTTGTTCCCTTACTTCTTGTCTTGGGTTATCATCAGTTTCTTTACAGATGCCTTCCTAAACATTGATAAAGGGGTGTTCAACCATTTCCTAGAATCTATTGGAATGAAGGAAATCAATTTCTACGCTGATTTGGGTATCTGGCCATATCTCCTACTTTTCCTAGGTATTTGGAAAGGCTTTGGATATAGCAGTGTCATGTACTATGCAACAATCATGGGAATTGATCCAACCTACTACGAAGCAGCAACAGTGGACGGGGCTAGCAAATGGCAACGAATTCGCAATGTAACCATTCCGCAGTTGACACCATTGGTAACTGTATTGACCATCCTTGCAGTCGGAAATATCTTCCGTGCAGACTTTGGTCTCTTCTACCAAATCCCCCACAATGCTGGTCAGCTTTATAACGTAACCAATGTCTTGGACGTATATGTTTATAACGGTTTGACTCAGACAGCGGATATCGGGATGGCTTCAGCAGCAGGTCTCTACCAATCAGTAGTCGGCTTGATTCTGGTTATCCTATCAAACTTACTTGCAAGACGAGTTGATCCAAACTCAGCCTTGTTCTAG
- a CDS encoding DUF4299 family protein, translated as MTKTFFIPNKQSILGEQEILTAKSILALVDGLESHSYDAVYLRQPLNRLEYIECAIVGQSQFLFKVSYADGQKAYRVDLPDLLTKTDWEIIKTFLEALLAYTGTEIEGLDGFDFEAYFQASIQSYLADTAARFTICQGIFNPVFFGHEDLKSFLEENGLAQFEARVRAVQETDAYFARVSFYQDGEGQVHGVYHLAQGVKTVLPREPFVPAAYIEQLVDKEVQWEIDLVQITGDGSKPEDYEAIVRLDYAKFLESLPSASYHQLDANQLEVQPILDKDFKALAQEK; from the coding sequence ATGACGAAAACATTTTTTATTCCAAATAAACAGAGCATTTTAGGAGAACAGGAAATTTTGACTGCCAAGTCTATCTTGGCCTTGGTAGATGGTTTGGAGTCTCATAGTTATGATGCGGTTTATCTCCGTCAGCCACTTAACCGTCTCGAGTATATCGAGTGTGCGATAGTGGGGCAATCACAATTTCTCTTTAAAGTTAGTTATGCTGATGGTCAAAAGGCTTATCGTGTCGATCTTCCTGACCTACTAACGAAGACAGATTGGGAGATTATCAAAACATTTTTAGAAGCCCTACTTGCTTATACAGGAACTGAGATTGAAGGACTAGATGGTTTTGATTTTGAAGCTTATTTCCAAGCAAGTATTCAATCCTATCTAGCAGACACTGCAGCTCGTTTTACGATTTGCCAAGGAATTTTTAATCCTGTTTTCTTTGGTCATGAGGACTTGAAAAGCTTTTTAGAGGAAAATGGCTTGGCTCAGTTTGAAGCGCGTGTACGTGCGGTTCAAGAGACAGATGCCTATTTTGCAAGAGTTTCCTTCTATCAGGATGGAGAAGGCCAAGTGCACGGTGTTTACCATCTGGCTCAAGGGGTCAAGACCGTTTTACCGAGAGAACCATTTGTTCCTGCTGCCTATATTGAGCAATTGGTGGATAAGGAAGTTCAGTGGGAGATTGACTTGGTTCAAATCACAGGAGACGGCTCTAAACCAGAAGACTATGAAGCCATTGTCCGCTTAGACTATGCAAAATTCCTAGAGTCACTACCATCAGCATCTTACCACCAACTAGATGCCAATCAATTAGAAGTGCAACCCATCTTAGACAAAGATTTTAAAGCATTAGCACAAGAAAAGTAA
- a CDS encoding DUF1700 domain-containing protein: protein MTRTEYLTQLELYLKKLPETDRIEAMDYFRELFDDAGVEGEEELIASLGTPKEAAHEVLSNLLDKKINEAPAQKNNRQILHIALLALLAAPIGIPLGIAILVSLFAILVAALTVILAFFAVSILGIIGGFLFLVESFTVLAQAKSAFILIFGSGLLAIGASSLVLLGISYVARFFGLLIVRLVQFVLKKGKRGDQHA from the coding sequence ATGACAAGAACTGAATACCTGACTCAGCTAGAACTCTATCTCAAGAAACTACCTGAAACTGACCGCATCGAAGCCATGGACTATTTCAGAGAACTCTTTGACGATGCTGGAGTCGAAGGAGAAGAAGAACTTATTGCTAGCTTAGGAACTCCTAAGGAAGCAGCCCACGAAGTTCTATCAAATCTTCTAGATAAAAAAATCAATGAGGCACCCGCTCAAAAGAATAACCGACAAATTTTGCATATCGCCTTGTTAGCTTTGCTTGCAGCCCCTATCGGTATTCCTCTGGGAATCGCCATCCTCGTGTCCCTGTTCGCAATCCTTGTGGCAGCTTTGACTGTCATTCTGGCTTTCTTTGCGGTTTCTATACTTGGTATCATCGGCGGATTCCTATTTTTAGTTGAAAGTTTCACTGTCCTAGCCCAAGCCAAATCAGCCTTTATCTTGATTTTCGGTTCTGGCTTACTGGCTATCGGTGCTTCTTCACTGGTCTTACTAGGTATTTCCTATGTAGCTCGCTTCTTCGGTCTACTCATTGTTCGCCTGGTGCAATTTGTTCTTAAAAAAGGAAAGAGAGGTGACCAGCATGCGTAA
- a CDS encoding CPBP family intramembrane glutamic endopeptidase, translating to MKKYRLLFKISAVFSYLFFVFGLSQLTLIVQNYWQFSSQIGNFVWIQNLLSLLFIGVMIWILVKTGHGYLFRIPRKKWLWYSILTVLVVVLQISFNVQTAKHVQSTAEGWAVLIGYSGTNFAELGIYITLFFLTPLMEELIYRGLLQHAFFKHSRFGLDLLLPSILFALPHFSSLPSLLDIFVFATSGIIFASLTRYTKSIYPSYAVHMMNNIFATLPFLLTFLHRVFG from the coding sequence ATGAAAAAGTATCGACTTCTATTCAAAATAAGTGCAGTCTTCTCTTACTTATTTTTCGTATTTGGTCTTTCTCAGCTGACGCTTATCGTCCAAAATTATTGGCAATTTTCTTCCCAGATTGGCAATTTCGTCTGGATTCAAAATCTCTTGAGTTTGCTATTTATCGGAGTCATGATTTGGATTCTGGTTAAGACAGGGCATGGTTATCTCTTTCGCATTCCAAGAAAAAAATGGCTTTGGTATTCGATTTTGACAGTATTAGTGGTAGTGCTCCAGATCTCTTTTAACGTTCAGACAGCTAAACATGTTCAGTCAACTGCTGAGGGTTGGGCTGTATTGATCGGTTATAGTGGGACCAACTTTGCTGAGCTAGGTATCTATATAACTTTGTTCTTTCTGACTCCACTTATGGAAGAGCTAATCTATAGAGGATTACTGCAACACGCCTTTTTTAAGCATTCGAGATTTGGCCTTGATTTGCTTCTTCCGTCAATTTTATTTGCTCTTCCTCATTTTTCAAGTCTGCCTAGTTTGTTAGATATCTTCGTCTTTGCAACATCTGGCATCATCTTTGCTAGTTTGACCCGCTATACCAAGAGCATTTATCCTTCCTATGCGGTGCATATGATGAATAATATTTTCGCGACATTACCATTTTTGCTGACTTTTTTACACAGGGTATTTGGGTGA
- a CDS encoding DUF6574 domain-containing protein, with translation MKQEWFESNDFVKATSKNKPEEQAQEVADKAEETIANLDTPIEKNTQVEEEVSQAEVKLESQQEETIETPEDSEARTEIEEKKALDSTEEEQDLSGETEKVTIAEESQEALPQQKPTTKEPLLISQSLESPYIPDQAPKSTDRWKEQALDFWSWLVEAIKSPTSSLETSSTHSYTAFLLLILFSASSFFFSIYHIKHAYYGHIATMHNHFPEQFASLNLFSIISILVATTLFFFSFLLGSFVVRRFIYQEKDWTLEKVLQQYSQLLAIPIFLTTIASFFAFFDSLRFTALLCVISIGIILLASLHIITRPSQASETDSFYQLFLSVLVNGVIILLFFVAEVALIGDYLRILAFL, from the coding sequence ATGAAACAAGAATGGTTTGAAAGTAATGATTTTGTAAAAGCAACAAGCAAGAACAAACCTGAAGAGCAAGCTCAAGAGGTTGCAGACAAGGCTGAAGAAACGATAGCCAATCTCGATACACCAATTGAAAAAAATACTCAAGTAGAGGAGGAAGTCTCTCAAGCTGAAGTCAAACTGGAAAGCCAGCAAGAAGAGACAATTGAAACGCCTGAAGACAGTGAAGCGAGAACAGAAATAGAAGAAAAGAAGGCATTAGATTCTACTGAAGAAGAGCAAGATCTTTCTGGGGAAACAGAAAAAGTCACTATAGCTGAAGAGAGTCAAGAAGCACTTCCTCAGCAAAAACCAACCACGAAAGAGCCCCTTCTTATCAGTCAATCCTTAGAAAGTCCCTATATCCCCGACCAAGCTCCAAAATCTACGGATAGATGGAAAGAGCAAGCGCTTGATTTTTGGTCTTGGCTAGTGGAAGCAATCAAATCTCCTACAAGCAGTCTTGAAACAAGTAGCACACACAGTTACACAGCCTTTCTTTTGCTCATTCTGTTTTCTGCATCTTCCTTTTTCTTTAGTATCTACCACATCAAACATGCTTACTATGGACATATAGCAACTATGCATAATCACTTCCCTGAACAATTTGCTTCATTAAATCTCTTTTCGATTATCTCTATCCTAGTAGCAACAACACTCTTCTTCTTTTCATTCCTCTTGGGTAGTTTCGTCGTGAGACGATTTATCTACCAGGAAAAGGACTGGACGCTAGAAAAGGTTCTCCAACAATATAGTCAACTATTAGCAATTCCAATCTTCCTCACTACTATTGCTAGTTTCTTTGCCTTCTTTGACAGCCTGCGATTTACGGCTCTCTTGTGTGTGATTAGCATTGGAATCATTCTGCTTGCTAGCCTCCATATCATTACGAGACCTAGTCAAGCAAGTGAAACCGACTCCTTTTATCAGTTATTCTTGTCTGTCCTTGTGAACGGAGTTATTATCCTCCTCTTCTTTGTAGCTGAAGTGGCACTGATTGGGGATTATCTTCGTATCTTGGCCTTTCTTTAA
- a CDS encoding bacteriocin immunity protein encodes MTPLKWFAGGSERRCEAMTIIDHLLEDIKDTPQLAPLKNLLVSYKRRLEDDGTSTPFILSQMNVDISRVLIDNKLMLSENQADQIKKLRELSAIRYGY; translated from the coding sequence ATGACACCATTAAAATGGTTTGCCGGAGGCAGCGAAAGACGTTGTGAAGCCATGACGATCATAGATCATCTATTGGAAGATATAAAGGATACACCTCAACTTGCTCCCTTGAAAAATCTGTTAGTGAGTTATAAAAGACGATTAGAGGACGATGGAACCTCTACCCCATTTATATTGAGTCAAATGAATGTTGACATCTCACGTGTGTTGATTGATAATAAGCTGATGTTATCAGAAAATCAAGCCGATCAGATCAAAAAATTGAGAGAATTATCTGCTATTCGCTATGGCTACTGA